One genomic segment of Alistipes sp. ZOR0009 includes these proteins:
- a CDS encoding DUF417 family protein has protein sequence MPQVGFPYLSAAERLVIKDIIMMAGGLLVASDSARRIMKLKNSR, from the coding sequence ATGCCACAGGTTGGATTTCCGTACCTGTCGGCTGCCGAACGATTGGTCATAAAAGACATCATCATGATGGCGGGCGGTTTGCTCGTAGCATCTGACAGCGCAAGGCGGATAATGAAATTGAAAAACAGTCGCTAA